The DNA segment aaaatagatttttttttattagttgtcaACACAATTGATGTAAAACattatatttctaaaattaattgtttggcAACCGATGTAAAAAGATATCTTCAAAACTTTACCAAATTGAGCCTTTTACATCGATTGTCAAGCAAccgattttaaaaatacaacatTTTACATTAGTTATGTTAACATTCGATTTTAAAAAGACATCCTCAAACTTTATGAACCTTTTACATTGATTGTcaagcaatcaatttaaaaaatacgttttacattaattattttaacaactaATGCAAAAAGTATCAATTTTCATCAATCAAATGAAAATGgtataattatttcattttaaacaattaaagacTGAActttaaaatacaattaagagactcattatataattaagcctttattaaaacattatttaaaaaaacttaaacaactTGGTCCAATATATTAATCTTAAGattatatatagttaaattgtaaaattaaagtATACAACATCAAAAATCTGTATTGGCTAATTCAAGTAGATGGAACAAGACTAGTTATAAACACCTCTAATATTTATCTTACAAGTCAATTTTGTGAGATTGAATTAAGTCATAAGTTTAAattctaaaagaaaatttatttttattttcctttatgatAACTAAATTCTTGCATATCAACTAAAATTAAGTCTAGTAAAAGAGGTTAGTTTTCATAGTGAATTAAGTTCAAATTCTCTCTAGGTGTGATGTTCAAATTTAATGTCTCTATGTCAAATAGGaatgatttaatatataaataaataaaaactcaagTGCCATGTCATGTGTGTTCCCCACATAAGTGTGAATGTGGGGCCCTGCTTACCTATGAGTGCTCTCAATTAGCTCTTCATATAGAAAACAGCAGCCGAAAAGATATTTGCACAAAAATTGTTATATGGTTTGCACAGAAGTCCTTTAAAGATGGCAAAATTGCTTTGTTTCATAGAGACATCGTTTTTACATTGTCCCAATACATTATATGACTATATGCTACAACTACGACTATTAGCTAAGCTAAACGAGTTTTAAAGTTCATGTCACTCACTAAAGAAACTCAGAAAGCAATTGTTCCCAACAAGTTTCGTTGCTGCATATTGGGAGCAGATGCCGAAATAAGGAGCAATAGATCTTGTATTATGTCAGCTATTTCCTTCTCATATTTTACCTTCAAAACCTTTCTAATCTCAACCATGTCCTACCTTAACCTTGCTTACCAAGGCTCATGCCAAAGTTCCTTTGCCCCTTCATTTCCCTTTGACTCTTGCATATAGTACCTGCCATTATTGGCCCAAATTGTCTTAAACAACCAATctcaaaaactattttattgAAGGCTTGAAGAAATTTAGGAACGTGTGACTGCATCTAAGTGGAAATCGATTttgtgaaagaaaaacaaagaagcCACCCAAAAAAATTTAGAGCCCATCAAAATGGATCATAACCCGTGGGCCAACCCAGCCTTACCATAGGTTTGGGCCAAGTTGGGTTGGAAAAAAACTCTTACCAGTAAAAGCAACAAAATGGCCTGACCACTGGGTTGAACTCATGGGGGGCCGGGTTGGCAAGCAAGTTGCCTAGGTACTAAAAAAACCCTGCCCTCAGCTCACTCACTAAAAAAACAGGAGCCATTCAGTTCACGCATCATGCCTCAGCTCACTTAGTGACTTAGTCAAACAAAGTCTCAAAGGTGGGCTGGGTTGATCCACTTATTAAGTGAGCCAAGGTAGGTTGGGCTGGCCTGTTTTGACAGTTCTACATAAAATTGATAGAGAGCTTACTGATAGATGGAGTATGGGAGAGATGGGATTATATGACTATCCAAAAACTGATAATATGAGGTGAATTCTGCACGAAGGTGACAGCAGCCTAGTGATAGAATAAGAAGCGAAGCATAAGGAACTCCAACAACAGTGAAGTTTCTTTTCTAAAgcaattgaatattttaaaacagcACAAGTAATATGACAAGAATTGTGTGTAGTAATGGACTACTGGTGAAATACAAAGATTTCTGTTGACCGCTTGAAAATTTACAACAATACAACTTAACAAAGAATTGATTTGATGGGTCAGCTGCAAATGGTTAACCTGTAGATCTAGGATGCACACAGCAGGAACAATGGGAAAAGAAAGTCTGGACTTGGGGCCACATACAGGTTCTGAGCATTGGAAAGGGAAATAGAAGAATGAAATAGTTTTCatgttaattacttaattactaGTGTGCATCATGTTTTcactttgttttcattttcaaaagttacatataattctaaaaattgacaagagaattaaaatactgACAGAATACTTTGGTATAGTATCTGTCagtatcaaaatcaaaatctagGGTCATTCTTGCCACCTCCTGAAATAATACAAAATCATGAGGAGCGTGACCCCTGGTGAGGGATGACATCTTCACGACTAGCAAAGCTTACCTTGTGACCAAAACTATCAAAAGGACATCACAAGGTACCATTCTCTGCTATTAAGTGAGCAAACTCTTGCTGTTTATTTGGGAAATCTTATAATGTTATATTGGGGTTTACCATGTTGATATTTTGTGAAGACACTGAGAAATGATGATGGGTCAAAGCCCAGTGCTTTAGCATTTGGGGATGGTTTCCTTGCGGATTTGGTAGCAAGTGCAGTGAAAATAGAAATCTGCAAGTTTTTTTAATCAAGCACGTTTGAGTTCAACTGACTACAGACCAACCATAATGTAAATTTTATGCTGCTGTTacataaacaaatgaaaatgaaattaaaatttatttgctcATAGTTGGTAATATGTAACATTTTAGAATCTAcgcaaaaaaatgtttaatcaaGCACGTTTGAGTTCAACTGACTACAGACCAACCATAATGTAAATTTTATGCTGCTGTTacataaacaaatgaaaatgaaattaaaatttatttgctcATAGTTGGTAATATGTAACATTTTAGAATCTACGCAAAAAAATGTCATATCAAAGAGACGAAGCAGGAATTAGCTTTTCTCATTCTTTTGATCAGTGCGTGGGCACCCGAGTGCACTAGATATGAGAAATACCaataataaaaagatgaaaaactcTTGGACCAAAAGAAAAAGCAGGAGATGATCAAGAAGTCCCTAAACCATGCCTAGCAAACATTCACATAGTGTTTGGTTGGAGGGAGAGGAGGGgggagggatttttttttttaaactttgtttggttcaatttttagcAAGGAAGGAAGGGAGGAGCAAAATCCCTCATCTAATTTTTGCTCCCCTCCAATATTGGGGGATTTGGAGGGAAGGGAAAGGAAATTTGAAACATTTCAACTAAAATGAGTGAAATATCTCAGTTTATGTTTTGGAATTCAAAATTACAAGGATAgaaatgtaaatttatttttaaaactcttCCCCTCCCCTTGTGAACCAAACAAGCTCCTCTCAACCAAACATAATGTCTAATCAAAATCTCTACCCTTCCCTTCCCCTCCCCCCATTTTATTCTCTCCCCTCCTCTTCCCCTCCCTTGAACACTTGAAAAAGGAGACCATGACTAAGATAGACCCTCCCTAGGACAGAACTTAAAGATTCCAATCCCTTTCATCGTACATAAAACTTGCCTGAAACCATTTGGATTGACACCAATTGCGGTTGAGTTCACTTTTAGCACacctaaattaaatttctttttctttaaggaacctaaattgtattgaaaaaaaaaatgccctGATAAAGTAAAATTTTTTACACAAACATCCAATCATAACTTATTATGTATGAAaactttattgattttttaaataactatcttaaagtaattcaaatgataatttgagattagatgataatataaaattacatgtacaaACCAAATCAACAAATGGCACATAACTAGATTTTGCACTTGGGAGTAAACCTCGGTATATGATACTGTAAGAATTTCTTACTAGTCTAACactgtaaaaaattattcatttttatcgttttcatctttatttttcacattttattctaaaaaggACTAATAGTAATGGTGCCGCGTCTATCATAGTAAAAACTTTCATATTTGATATAGAAATCTAAAGCTAATAAAAGAAGCTTCCTTGTTAAAATGACAAAGGACATGATTTTTGAAAGAATAGGATGCAGGTCCAAACATGCATAAGTGAATaacattttacaaaatcaaaaattaaagtgaagatTTTGTACAATCAAGAACTACTAGCACATACTAGAATTAATACCTGCATGATTGTTAGGAAAAAACATACCTCATATGACTTTGTATCAGGACCATGGGGAGTCATACAATTATGGAGACTTGCACCACCGGGAAGAAATCCATCAGCGTTGGCCTCAAAAACAAATGTGTTAGTCACAACACTAGAGAAGACAAAATTTTGTCTCAACTGACCCAAAACTAATCCTGCTCTTTTCCCATATTACCAAAAAAACTACCATTAAGATGCAAATCCTTCGTGCTTCCCACAAACAGCGattaaaagacaaaatttgATATGATATACCTCATAGCCACCATGAATAAGGCCCATAAATTCACTCATGCAATTGCGATGATAATATGGAGGAAGGAAAGTATGCTCAGCAACCAGCCATCTGGGTGGGAAAATGACAAAATCAAGCAATGCCAGTCCAGGTTTATCAGTTGGTGCGGTCAACACTGCACATATgaacaaaaatgtaaaaaaaaaaaaaaaacaaacaatttccataaacaaaaaataaaaaaagaagagaaggttaagacaaatttcattttcaaaaaaggCATACCAGTATTGATAGATGGGTCACTATGATCAAACAGAACTGTATTATAAGGGCAGAATTTGCTTAAATCATACTGCAAGTGAAAATAATAGTTGCCAAATTAATTAAGATGCATAAATTATCTCACAGGAATTATGCCCCTATCAAACTGAAAATACTATGATTGTAATCATAACTCACAATGAAGAAGGGAAAAACACCCACCTTCTATGGAACATAATTACCATGCCAAGCAACAACATTGAAGGGAGAGAAATCTTGTACTGCATCAAAGAGTTCACCACCAAACTTCTGCACTATGGTGTACCCAGGATAAGATTTATCTTCAAACCAAGCACTAGGAACAAGGAAATCCCTTGGGGAAGCAAGACCATTAGCACCTatagtgtaaaaaaaagttatttttaatttcacataCCATGAATTTTCAAGCAACATATATGGTAGCTTAAATTTCTTAAGAGTAAAAGAGAAAAGATACCTATTGGTCCCAGATCAGGAAGTTGAAAATGAGTACCAAAAATTTCAGCAACATAACCGCGGGATGGACCATCAGGCAGATtcacagaaaaacgaaaaccgtGAGGTATTATAGCAATTTCACCCGGAGAAACTTTCAATCTTCCACATTCAGTAGTGATAAGGAGTCCTACAAATCCAGCAGAcagtatgaaaaatataaataaaagggaAAGGTATATTCCTAAAAAGATGTGATCCACAGGACGGATTAGAGTGTACTCTTAAGCATCATGAAACTTTATTTAACCACAACGCCAAAGAAGAAATTCATGCATGGAATAATTCAAAAACATGGTGAGAACTGGTTGTCATTCTAACTATAAAATTCtacacaaaaaaatcaaagacaACTCTTAAATACCCATTCAGAAGACTAATGCACCAACCCTGGAAAAGAACAATATTTGTCATTCATATGCATTGCATCCTTCAATTAagaaatttcttttatattcaaGTCCAGCCAAGTTCATTGGCACAGATCAACAAGGAAATTATACAGGTGCAGAGAGAACTATATGCACACAAGTATAATGAAATTAAACCCAAACACAACTTTCTTAGTTAACATTGAACCATCAAGGAAATTGTTTTAGTGACTTACTTCCTTGTTGGGGAACTATCAAGAAGTCACCATCAGCATTGCAAAAGGCACAATTGTCCATTGATTTGTTGGCATTGTACCTATAAGTGATATAATATTTTCCCATTTATTAAACTGTTAAAGTTaccttaaaaatttaaattttgtcatACCAAATCTGGAAGCTTGGCATCAATATCTATGACCAATACGCTATTAGTATTATTTTGCATAGGCtaccaaaattaaagaaaaatcaatGGCTGGAGGTGTATTTATGCAACAGGCCATGGTAGCAATAGCATTACTTAGAGCAAAGATAAAACagcatatcatataaacaaattaattttcacaGTTCACAAATCAAACAGATGAAACAACACTTGATTCTTCTTAGATAGTGTTTGGAAGTAAACAGACTAGAACaggatgaaacataaaataGCAATTGTGTTCTATGTGGGTTTCttttaaaaagagaataaaaacaaatgtcctattttattttgtttagtgtgtcaATCACTGCCTTATCTTATTCTTGTTCACACCAAAGTTATTGTTTCAGACAGAGACCTCATATCTTCATTCTCTACCCTTCAACCCAACCCACAATTACAAATCAATGCAAGTAGCACAAGAGAACTATGAGACCCATACCACACAGTCACACTATGATGACGACATAGCTTTCGGAGCCTAAACATAATAATTCAACAGCATCTCCTAGTATTCGTGAGGAAAGAGGGGATAACATGCCTTCTTAACATTAGTCAACCCCTCAACTCCTAGAAAAAAGGAAACTTAAACGTGCATAGCAGGGGAACTATATCTTGAATGGATTGTTCTCCAAGCAACCACCCCTCACCATAAATAAAGGATTTTAGTCACTTAGTTACATATCTTTTCCACCTTCATATACACCTAATGTAAAATCCAAGTGTCAAGAGTGTCTTTACCGTTATACCACTCTTATCTTTGACGCAGCAATTGGAGTCTCACCCCCTGCTAGTGTAttttgaaagtaagcccaaatCCAGACTCCAGGACAAAACAGTTATCAGAAGTACAAACTTCACATTAAAACAAGGTTATTCTAAAACACCACTTATGTTAGGTGTGATATCAACTGTCCACCATAGATCTGAAAGCAAATACAGATGAACCCAACTTCGTGAGGCGTAAAAACATATTAAGAGGAGTTCCATAAAGTATCTCATTATAttgatcaaaatgaaaatataccAATTACTGTGATATGTGCTCTATTTGTAGAGCTTATTGTAGTaataactaacaattaacaagcTAACCAACTAACAAATGTCAACTACCACAGCTAACTGACAACATCTAACatcaactaaaatatatattatttcaatttatagtCATTAAACAATGGCATTGGCATCATATTATAATTGTAGAGACTTAAAGCTCACAAATTATGCCATTCTGATTAAGAAACCAAgccaacccaaaaaaaaaagaaaatcaatgacaaaagaaaaataactgaCTGGCACAACACCCATTAGATAAAGAAGAATACAAATTGTGACTGCAATTGTGACTGTATTTCAAAAACCTTGTGACTGCATTTCAAAAACCTTGGCAAGAACAAACCAACCCACCCACCAACCTAACGCTGAATGTTGAGCATGTCCTTAGCCTCAATCTGCTCCTCCACAAGCCCCTCACTCGCGTACCTACTCAACagatccttcttcttcttctccagcACCCTCCTCTCAATCTCCTTCTCATCCGGCAGCGGCACGTGCACCACGAACTCCCTCCTCTCCCTCTCGTCCTCCTTCTCCCTCTCCCTGGCcctctcctcctccaccacctcctcctcctcctccttcagtACCTCCCTCGCCACCGCAGTCACCTCCGCCACCTCCCCGCTCAGCACCCCCTTCCTCGCCTCCTTCCTCACCTCATCCAACCTCCTCCACTCCTCCGCCGCCTCCCACCTCATCGCCTCCTCCGCGGGCCCCTCCAGCCGCTCCAGTACACCATCCTCCTCATCACGGTAACCATAATAACTTGCATCAATCCGTTTATAAATGTCATAGCGTGTTCTTCGTTTGCGAAGATCCGGCGGCTTTTCGAAGAGCTCCTTGACGCCGGGGAGCTTCTTGGCAGCCCCGAAGTAGCGGTATCCCGGGCCACGGCCTCCTGGGTTTGGGACGTCGACGATATTTCCGTCTAGGTCCGTCATCTTCGCGGAGTGCTTCGCGTAATTGGGACCGCCGAGCTCGACGATTCGGCGTTCCCAGTGCGATTTTTCGCGGATTAGTTTGTTGATCTCATCGTTGAGGTCTCTGAGGCGGTGCTCACCGAGACCCTCATTCTGGATCTCGGCGACCTTCCGGCCGATCTCCCGCATGATCTGCTGCCGCCACTTGTCCGCCTCTGAGAGATCGCGGCACTCCGAGGCGAGGAAGGGACGGCGGTCTTtcggcttcttcttctcctccgcCTTCATCGTGATGAAGCGGTTGAGCATCGACTGCGCCTTCTCCTCGTTACGAGCCATCTTCGAAGAAAGAAGCCCTAACTGACTGTGACTGAAGAAGGACTTGGTTGAGAAAGGAAAACCCTAACtgtgaatgaagaagaatttGATTGATTAGGTTTGGAAGAACTTCGATGAGTGTTAAAAAGCCTGTCTCTATTCTTCCTTCCTTGTTCAAAATCTAATATGTTCAGtcaaaaaatatgatttctaatatgttgctaatattataaaaacattattgaGATTAAagctaaaattatttcaaaactaaaattgtatatcaaagaaattaaattgaacaataaataataatttgatagaaacaaatacaaaatattagaaaaatatgaattatatgttgttaaatttaaaaaatttctacaaaataaaatattttaaaaaaataaattgaaaaaaataaaaggagcaTAGAAAAGATAtaccatattttaaataatatctattcttcttaaactaaatattttctacaatatttatttcttaagaaATATTATAATGTATTATCAAAATCCAAATTTGATTTATGTAAAGACAAACGTAGTTAAGGACTCCAAATCTTCACACATCTTTATTAGAAGAACAAAGAAGGAAGAGTTGCAAAACAACATACTCATATATGAGTTAGGAGACAAAAAAGTATGACTACACAAGTATACTAACAATTGTGCATAAGTATGACTGCACAAGTATGCAAACAATTGTGCATGTTTATTCAGGGTGTGTTAAAGGTTCAAAGGAACCTGATTAATTGTAGGAGAGGAATGAAGCTGCAGATCTTTATTTGTAATGGCTATTATAACCCTTgtagataattattatatatatatatatatatatatatattcaaacaaGCAAGAGGTAGAGATAACATGTCTATTATCACGTAGGCCGTGTATTTTATGAGACATAaacattacatatatattattgttgagATTAAAACTAAACGTATTTCAAAACTAAAACAACTATTGTTatcttttaaaagaatatatattatttcaaaactaaaattataaatattattttaaaactaaaattataccatatatatatatatatatatatatatatatatattgcttgagATTAAaactaaacttattttaaaactaattattgtTACATTTTGAAAGAATAGATAttatttcaaaactaaaattataacctTTAAGAAGCatagatattattttaaaactaaaattataccatattttatttttcataaacatAACAACTTAAGAAATTATTCATCCCGTCTTCCTTCTAATTTCTTTCGGCATCCACATGGATGTATTATTTGGTACTAACTTCacattcataatttaaaataataataagctaaattgagaaaaatccaaaaagcattttagtatttaaaaaataaaaaataataacctttaaaaattttaaaagaattatattataaaaatatttttaaatttaaactaacataactttctttttaaaatatatctgaTGACAATATAGTTCCTACCttttcaacaaacttttatttcaattcttcaaatatattataatgatGTAAAGAATTGAACAAGTTGTtggttttttcaattttttttatatgaaacaaaaataaggtaaaaaaaattatttccaactctattttttaaaataaaaaaattgaggagtaatttttttttctaattttatagtttttaaagtaaaaaataaaatcatatattaataaaaaaaatgttattgtgaATTTTTGTACCgccaatgtaaaaaataataataccttTTATAcagtacataaaaattaaactataattttttaaataatgttttgcatcttataatatatatatatatatatatatatatatatatatatatatatatatatatatatatatttggagtTGATGTGTCAAATTCACGTTAACCTTTTAAGACTCGgattatcattttaaaagagATTCGGATAACAATGTTCTTAAATAGTATTTGATATGTATTTGATTCAATTTCAAAGCAcagttatatttattattttattttaggtaaTCAAATTAGCcaatttaatatcttaaaaaaaactatgtatTGATCAACagtgttaaataaattttacataatcatctaattacaacttattttaaaataattaaaatattggttTATAATTACACTATCAATACATATACATTAAACTTAATGAGAAAAAAagtcatatattattttacattatcaatacaTAAGtattaaactattattttaaagaaattcaaataataatttatgattgaatcatagtataaaattattttactcaatgtgtatattaaaatgtaagttttaaatacttaattttttttggctgagatttgaattttgaaagtcATATAAATTTCAGAAATAACCATATCATCATATATTAATTAgagaattaatttaattatagtaaGTTAGAGTTTAATAAATCATACGGACAAGTTACAGTTGATTTTCTATTCTAAAAGTAAAACTactttaaagttaaaaataactttaaaataaaagtagagAAGTTATTTgacatatttaatttcttttagctTAGATGAGATGACTCCAACAAGACTAGTGAAAGAGCAGAGGGTGCAGGAAgagaaactatattttttcaaaaagttagaAGGTTTATAGTACTTTTCGTATATAACTTTAATGAATATAGTTTGGGGACTTTCCTTGCATCTCGATatcaatttcttaaaatttcaaAGTCCAAGCAATTAATAAATCAAACCAGAATGATGGTCTGGTCCcgaattatgtttttagttattgaTCCTTTTCGGATTTTTACTTTTGGTCCCTAATCAAAATTTTGGTCGGTTTTAGTCTCTCCCTTCAAGTGCAGTCGTTAAACAACAATGACAAGGTAATTATTttgtggtgattttttttttcttctagcgGCTAGAAATTATTTGACCAAAGCATTTAGTAGGTGTTAAATAGTTTCTAATGGTTTAAAATCGCCAGAATTTGGAACAGTCAAATTTTATACCGTCAATATATCTTCTCTGCCTATTCTCCCAACATTTATCAATCTccatatttcaaaaacaaaaactcaaCTCAATTAGGATTTGAATcctaattgaaaagaaaaaatagaagaataacGGTAAATTTTGATTGAAGGCCAAAATCCAAACAAAGAATGAAATATGTTGTTCCTAATTGCATGAAAAATCAAAACCAGAAT comes from the Glycine soja cultivar W05 chromosome 6, ASM419377v2, whole genome shotgun sequence genome and includes:
- the LOC114416809 gene encoding uncharacterized protein LOC114416809, which produces MTPHGPDTKSYEISIFTALATKSARKPSPNAKALGFDPSSFLSVFTKYQHGCCHLRAEFTSYYQFLDSHIIPSLPYSIYQYYMQESKGNEGAKELWHEPW